Proteins encoded by one window of Capra hircus breed San Clemente chromosome 8, ASM170441v1, whole genome shotgun sequence:
- the R3HCC1 gene encoding LOW QUALITY PROTEIN: R3H and coiled-coil domain-containing protein 1 (The sequence of the model RefSeq protein was modified relative to this genomic sequence to represent the inferred CDS: inserted 1 base in 1 codon) gives MPPPGRAVALQLREARVVPGLRGAQASGDPRAAAATRRAAAESAAGGPQGRSLRSLTALPPVTLALLCLDGVFLSTAENDFVQRIREELDRFLLQKQLSKVLLFPPLSSRLRYLIHRTAENFDLLSSFSVGEGWRRRTVICHLDIRLPSSDRFSGPCRPPASHPSKYRGPRKPTASQGAAGGPRGVRAGRWHRGRKPDQALYVPRVLRQQEEGVLPAPAELQGDAPAGGLSEEPXDTGAGNPTADQELPVSVTQATEDQKGPGQGCEKESLPDPLAAEPSGHESHAGTGDRLESAAQLENVLQLDLEEGNGTELERSLAAEEEVEEEEVEEEGPGSCPEDDFSELLQEITNNLTQKEIQVEKIHVDTSSFVDELPGEKDFAHVVEIYDFEPVLKTEDLLATFSEFQEKGFKIQWVDDTHALGVFPCPASAAEALTRDFSTLKIRPLTQGARQSKLKALQRPKLLHLAKERPQTNTAVARRLVARALGLQHRKKERPTVEPPAVLRP, from the exons ATGCCTCCCCCGGGCCGCGCGGTGGCGCTGCAGCTCCGCGAGGCCCGGGTGGTTCCGGGGCTCAGGGGCGCGCAGGCTTCTGGGGACCCAAGAGCTGCGGCGGCGACGCGCCGGGCGGCCGCGGAGAGTGCGGCGGGCGGACCTCAGGGCAGGTCGCTCCGATCGCTCACG GCTCTCCCACCTGTCACCCTGGCCCTTCTCTGCTTGGACGGCGTCTTCCTCTCCACAGCCGAGAATGACTTCGTGCAGCGCATCCGGGAGGAATTGGACCGCTTCCTGCTGCAGAAGCAGCTGTCAAA GGTCCTCCTCTTTCCCCCACTCTCCAGTCGGCTCCGGTACCTGATCCACAGGACAGCAGAGAATTTTGACCTTTTGAGCAGCTTCTCTGTTGgagagggctggaggaggaggacagTCATCTGTCACCTGGACATCAG GTTACCCAGTTCAGACAGATTCTCTGGCCCCTGCCgtcctcctgcctcccaccctaGCAAGTACCGAGGTCCTCGGAAGCCCACCGCAAGTCAGGGAGCGGCTGGTGGTCCCCGAGGGGTGAGGGCCGGCCGGTGGCATCGTGGACGCAAGCCGGACCAGGCCTTGTATGTGCCCCGGGTGCTGCGCCAGCAGGAAGAAGGAGTGCTGCCCGCTCCTGCAGAGCTCCAGGGAGATGCTCCAGCTGGCGGGCtctcagaagaac gagatactGGTGCTGGGAACCCCACTGCCGATCAGGAACTTCCTGTGTCGGTGACTCAGGCAACAGAGGACCAAAAAGGCCCTGGTCAAGGCTGTGAGAAAGAGTCGCTGCCAGACCCATTGGCTGCTGAACCCTCAGGGCATGAGAGCCACGCAGGAACCGGAGACAGGCTGGAGTCAGCCGCACAGCTGGAAAATGTGCTGCAGCTGGACTTGGAGGAGGGAAATGGGACTGagctggagaggagcctggcagcagaGGAGGAAGTAGAAGAGGAAGAGGTGGAAGAGGAGGGGCCAGGCAGCTGCCCTGAGGACGATTTCAGTGAATTGCTGCAGGAG ATAACGAACAATCTGACCCAGAAGGAGATTCAGGTAGAGAAGATCCACGTGGACACATCATCCTTTGTAGACGAGCTGCCTGGAGAGAAGGATTTTGCGCACGTGGTGGAGATCTATGACTTTGAGCCGGTGCTCAAGACTGAGGACCTGCTGGCTACCTTCTCTGAGTTCCA AGAGAAGGGGTTCAAGATCCAGTGGGTGGACGACACACATGCACTCGGCGTCTTCCCCTGCCCAGCTTCAG ctgctgaggccctgaccagggatttctCCACACTGAAGATCCGGCCCCTGACGCAGGGAGCCAGGCAGTCCAAGCTGAAGGCCCTGCAGAGGCCAA AGCTCCTGCATCTGGCAAAGGAAAGACCACAGACAAATACAGCTGTGGCCCGGAGGCTGGTGGCCCGGGCCCTGGGGCTCCAACACAGAAAGAAGGAGCGGCCTACAGTGGAGCCTCCTGCCGTTCTGAGGCCCTGA